A region from the Eleginops maclovinus isolate JMC-PN-2008 ecotype Puerto Natales chromosome 17, JC_Emac_rtc_rv5, whole genome shotgun sequence genome encodes:
- the phlda1 gene encoding pleckstrin homology-like domain family A member 1 produces MLENGRKVLKEGLLEKRSDGLLQLWKKKRCVLTEEGVLLLPPKQHDPPHQQQQQHGGPGGGGGGGDTGKIKELHFANMKTVDCVERKGKYVYFTVVMMEGKEIDFRCPQDEGWMAQITLQMVQYKNRQAILAVKSTRQKQQLLVVQMPGQKTVRSSPNVA; encoded by the coding sequence ATGCTGGAGAACGGCAGGAAGGTGTTGAAGGAGGGTCTGCTGGAGAAGAGGAGCGACGGGCTGCTGCAGCTCTGGAAGAAGAAGCGGTGCGTCCTGACCGAGGAAGGGGTTCTGCTGCTGCCGCCCAAGCAGCACGACCCCccacatcagcagcagcagcagcatggaggtccaggtggaggtggaggtggaggagacaCGGGGAAAATAAAAGAGCTGCACTTTGCCAACATGAAAACCGTGGACTGCGTGGAGCGTAAAGGCAAGTACGTCTACTTCACCGTGGTCATGATGGAGGGGAAGGAGATCGACTTCAGGTGCCCGCAGGACGAGGGCTGGATGGCGCAGATCACCCTGCAGATGGTTCAGTACAAGAACCGACAGGCGATCCTGGCCGTGAAGTCAACCcggcagaagcagcagctgctggtggTGCAGATGCCCGGGCAGAAGACTGTGCGCAGCTCGCCAAACGTTGCGTGA
- the nap1l1 gene encoding nucleosome assembly protein 1-like 1 isoform X3, with the protein MSAGGGISLPFTAIGAECLSSTRTSSLRSPASPPPAAQRSITRDSAEMADIDNKDQAEMDPADMEDVEDVEEEETGEDENSKARQLTVQMMQNPQILAALQERLDGLNGSPSGYMESLPKIVKRRVNALKNLQVKCAHIEAKFYEEVHELERKYAALYQPLFDKRSDIVKAAYEPTDEECEWKADEEEELTDEMKEKAKLEEEKKDEEKEDPKGIPEFWSTVFKNVDLLSDMLQEHDEPILKHLQDIKVKFSDPGQPMSFTLEFLFEPNDFFTNTLLTKTYKMRSEPDESDPFSFDGPEIMCCTGCTIDWTKGKNVTLKTIKKKQKHKGRGTVRTVTKTVPNDSFFNFFSPPEVPESGELDEDSEAVLAADFEIGHFIRERIVPRAVLYFTGEAIEDDDDDYDEEGEEADDEEGEEEADEENDPDYDPKKDAAPPAECKQQ; encoded by the exons ATGAGCGCAGGCGGCGGGATCTCTCTCCCTTTTACCGCCATCGGAGCGGAGTGTCTTTCTTCCACCCGGACCTCATCACTGCGCAGCCCCGCTTCACCACCTCCGGCCGCACAGCGAAG CATCACTCGAGACTCAGCTGAAATGGCAGACATCGACAA CAAAGACCAGGCTGAGATGGACCCGGCAGATATGGAGGATGTGGAGGATgtggaagaagaggagacaggagaggatgAAAACAGCAAAG ctcgTCAGCTGACCGTGCAGATGATGCAGAACCCACAGATCCTGGCCGCGCTGCAGGAGAGGCTGGACGGTCTGAATGGCTCGCCGTCAGGGTACATGGAGAG TTTACCAAAGATCGTAAAGAGACGCGTGAACGCCCTGAAGAATCTGCAGGTCAAATGTGCCCACATCGAGGCTAAGTTCTACGAGGAAGTACACGAACTGGAGAGAAAGTACGCCGCCCTCTACCAGCCCCTCTTCGACAAA AGAAGCGACATTGTGAAAGCAGCCTATGAGCCCACAGATGAGGAGTGTGAATGGAAGgcagatgaggaggaagagctgACA GACGAGATGAAGGAGAAAGCcaagctggaggaggagaagaaggacgAGGAGAAGGAAGACCCCAAAGGAATACCCGAGTTCTGGTCAACGGTTTTCAAAAATGTGGACCTGCTCAGCGACATGCTGCAG GAACACGACGAACCCATCCTCAAACATTTACAAGATATTAAAGTAAAGTTCTCAGACCCAGGACAGCCCATG AGCTTCACGTTAGAGTTCCTCTTTGAGCCCAACGActtcttcacaaacacactgttgaCAAAAACCTACAAGATGAGGTCAGAGCCCGACGAGAGCGACCCGTTCTCCTTCGATGGTCCGGAGATCATGTGCTGCACAGG CTGCACGATTGATTGGACAAAGGGCAAAAATGTTACGTTGAAAACAATcaagaagaaacagaagcaCAAGGGCCGCGGCACGGTGAGGACGGTCACCAAAACCGTCCCCAACGACTCCTTCTTCAACTTCTTCAGTCCCCCAGAGG TTCCAGAAAGTGGAGAGTTG gATGAGGACTCGGAGGCGGTCCTGGCTGCAGACTTTGAGATTGGCCACTTCATCCGTGAGCGTATCGTTCCCCGGGCTGTGCTCTACTTCACAGGAGAGGCCATCGAGGACGACGATGACGAC tacgatgaggagggagaggaggcagatGATGAG gaaggagaggaggaggcagatgAGGAGAATGACCCTGATTATGATCCCAAG AAGGATGCAGCCCCCCCAGCTGAGTGCAAGCAGCAGTGA
- the nap1l1 gene encoding nucleosome assembly protein 1-like 1 isoform X4, producing the protein MSAGGGISLPFTAIGAECLSSTRTSSLRSPASPPPAAQRSITRDSAEMADIDNKDQAEMDPADMEDVEDVEEEETGEDENSKARQLTVQMMQNPQILAALQERLDGLNGSPSGYMESLPKIVKRRVNALKNLQVKCAHIEAKFYEEVHELERKYAALYQPLFDKRSDIVKAAYEPTDEECEWKADEEEELTDEMKEKAKLEEEKKDEEKEDPKGIPEFWSTVFKNVDLLSDMLQEHDEPILKHLQDIKVKFSDPGQPMSFTLEFLFEPNDFFTNTLLTKTYKMRSEPDESDPFSFDGPEIMCCTGCTIDWTKGKNVTLKTIKKKQKHKGRGTVRTVTKTVPNDSFFNFFSPPEVPESGELDEDSEAVLAADFEIGHFIRERIVPRAVLYFTGEAIEDDDDDYDEEGEEADDEEGEEEADEENDPDYDPKDAAPPAECKQQ; encoded by the exons ATGAGCGCAGGCGGCGGGATCTCTCTCCCTTTTACCGCCATCGGAGCGGAGTGTCTTTCTTCCACCCGGACCTCATCACTGCGCAGCCCCGCTTCACCACCTCCGGCCGCACAGCGAAG CATCACTCGAGACTCAGCTGAAATGGCAGACATCGACAA CAAAGACCAGGCTGAGATGGACCCGGCAGATATGGAGGATGTGGAGGATgtggaagaagaggagacaggagaggatgAAAACAGCAAAG ctcgTCAGCTGACCGTGCAGATGATGCAGAACCCACAGATCCTGGCCGCGCTGCAGGAGAGGCTGGACGGTCTGAATGGCTCGCCGTCAGGGTACATGGAGAG TTTACCAAAGATCGTAAAGAGACGCGTGAACGCCCTGAAGAATCTGCAGGTCAAATGTGCCCACATCGAGGCTAAGTTCTACGAGGAAGTACACGAACTGGAGAGAAAGTACGCCGCCCTCTACCAGCCCCTCTTCGACAAA AGAAGCGACATTGTGAAAGCAGCCTATGAGCCCACAGATGAGGAGTGTGAATGGAAGgcagatgaggaggaagagctgACA GACGAGATGAAGGAGAAAGCcaagctggaggaggagaagaaggacgAGGAGAAGGAAGACCCCAAAGGAATACCCGAGTTCTGGTCAACGGTTTTCAAAAATGTGGACCTGCTCAGCGACATGCTGCAG GAACACGACGAACCCATCCTCAAACATTTACAAGATATTAAAGTAAAGTTCTCAGACCCAGGACAGCCCATG AGCTTCACGTTAGAGTTCCTCTTTGAGCCCAACGActtcttcacaaacacactgttgaCAAAAACCTACAAGATGAGGTCAGAGCCCGACGAGAGCGACCCGTTCTCCTTCGATGGTCCGGAGATCATGTGCTGCACAGG CTGCACGATTGATTGGACAAAGGGCAAAAATGTTACGTTGAAAACAATcaagaagaaacagaagcaCAAGGGCCGCGGCACGGTGAGGACGGTCACCAAAACCGTCCCCAACGACTCCTTCTTCAACTTCTTCAGTCCCCCAGAGG TTCCAGAAAGTGGAGAGTTG gATGAGGACTCGGAGGCGGTCCTGGCTGCAGACTTTGAGATTGGCCACTTCATCCGTGAGCGTATCGTTCCCCGGGCTGTGCTCTACTTCACAGGAGAGGCCATCGAGGACGACGATGACGAC tacgatgaggagggagaggaggcagatGATGAG gaaggagaggaggaggcagatgAGGAGAATGACCCTGATTATGATCCCAAG GATGCAGCCCCCCCAGCTGAGTGCAAGCAGCAGTGA
- the nap1l1 gene encoding nucleosome assembly protein 1-like 1 isoform X2: MSAGGGISLPFTAIGAECLSSTRTSSLRSPASPPPAAQRSITRDSAEMADIDNKDQAEMDPADMEDVEDVEEEETGEDENSKARQLTVQMMQNPQILAALQERLDGLNGSPSGYMESLPKIVKRRVNALKNLQVKCAHIEAKFYEEVHELERKYAALYQPLFDKRSDIVKAAYEPTDEECEWKADEEEELTVSKQDEMKEKAKLEEEKKDEEKEDPKGIPEFWSTVFKNVDLLSDMLQEHDEPILKHLQDIKVKFSDPGQPMSFTLEFLFEPNDFFTNTLLTKTYKMRSEPDESDPFSFDGPEIMCCTGCTIDWTKGKNVTLKTIKKKQKHKGRGTVRTVTKTVPNDSFFNFFSPPEVPESGELDEDSEAVLAADFEIGHFIRERIVPRAVLYFTGEAIEDDDDDYDEEGEEADDEEGEEEADEENDPDYDPKDAAPPAECKQQ; the protein is encoded by the exons ATGAGCGCAGGCGGCGGGATCTCTCTCCCTTTTACCGCCATCGGAGCGGAGTGTCTTTCTTCCACCCGGACCTCATCACTGCGCAGCCCCGCTTCACCACCTCCGGCCGCACAGCGAAG CATCACTCGAGACTCAGCTGAAATGGCAGACATCGACAA CAAAGACCAGGCTGAGATGGACCCGGCAGATATGGAGGATGTGGAGGATgtggaagaagaggagacaggagaggatgAAAACAGCAAAG ctcgTCAGCTGACCGTGCAGATGATGCAGAACCCACAGATCCTGGCCGCGCTGCAGGAGAGGCTGGACGGTCTGAATGGCTCGCCGTCAGGGTACATGGAGAG TTTACCAAAGATCGTAAAGAGACGCGTGAACGCCCTGAAGAATCTGCAGGTCAAATGTGCCCACATCGAGGCTAAGTTCTACGAGGAAGTACACGAACTGGAGAGAAAGTACGCCGCCCTCTACCAGCCCCTCTTCGACAAA AGAAGCGACATTGTGAAAGCAGCCTATGAGCCCACAGATGAGGAGTGTGAATGGAAGgcagatgaggaggaagagctgACAGTAAGTAAGCAG GACGAGATGAAGGAGAAAGCcaagctggaggaggagaagaaggacgAGGAGAAGGAAGACCCCAAAGGAATACCCGAGTTCTGGTCAACGGTTTTCAAAAATGTGGACCTGCTCAGCGACATGCTGCAG GAACACGACGAACCCATCCTCAAACATTTACAAGATATTAAAGTAAAGTTCTCAGACCCAGGACAGCCCATG AGCTTCACGTTAGAGTTCCTCTTTGAGCCCAACGActtcttcacaaacacactgttgaCAAAAACCTACAAGATGAGGTCAGAGCCCGACGAGAGCGACCCGTTCTCCTTCGATGGTCCGGAGATCATGTGCTGCACAGG CTGCACGATTGATTGGACAAAGGGCAAAAATGTTACGTTGAAAACAATcaagaagaaacagaagcaCAAGGGCCGCGGCACGGTGAGGACGGTCACCAAAACCGTCCCCAACGACTCCTTCTTCAACTTCTTCAGTCCCCCAGAGG TTCCAGAAAGTGGAGAGTTG gATGAGGACTCGGAGGCGGTCCTGGCTGCAGACTTTGAGATTGGCCACTTCATCCGTGAGCGTATCGTTCCCCGGGCTGTGCTCTACTTCACAGGAGAGGCCATCGAGGACGACGATGACGAC tacgatgaggagggagaggaggcagatGATGAG gaaggagaggaggaggcagatgAGGAGAATGACCCTGATTATGATCCCAAG GATGCAGCCCCCCCAGCTGAGTGCAAGCAGCAGTGA
- the nap1l1 gene encoding nucleosome assembly protein 1-like 1 isoform X1, which produces MSAGGGISLPFTAIGAECLSSTRTSSLRSPASPPPAAQRSITRDSAEMADIDNKDQAEMDPADMEDVEDVEEEETGEDENSKARQLTVQMMQNPQILAALQERLDGLNGSPSGYMESLPKIVKRRVNALKNLQVKCAHIEAKFYEEVHELERKYAALYQPLFDKRSDIVKAAYEPTDEECEWKADEEEELTVSKQDEMKEKAKLEEEKKDEEKEDPKGIPEFWSTVFKNVDLLSDMLQEHDEPILKHLQDIKVKFSDPGQPMSFTLEFLFEPNDFFTNTLLTKTYKMRSEPDESDPFSFDGPEIMCCTGCTIDWTKGKNVTLKTIKKKQKHKGRGTVRTVTKTVPNDSFFNFFSPPEVPESGELDEDSEAVLAADFEIGHFIRERIVPRAVLYFTGEAIEDDDDDYDEEGEEADDEEGEEEADEENDPDYDPKKDAAPPAECKQQ; this is translated from the exons ATGAGCGCAGGCGGCGGGATCTCTCTCCCTTTTACCGCCATCGGAGCGGAGTGTCTTTCTTCCACCCGGACCTCATCACTGCGCAGCCCCGCTTCACCACCTCCGGCCGCACAGCGAAG CATCACTCGAGACTCAGCTGAAATGGCAGACATCGACAA CAAAGACCAGGCTGAGATGGACCCGGCAGATATGGAGGATGTGGAGGATgtggaagaagaggagacaggagaggatgAAAACAGCAAAG ctcgTCAGCTGACCGTGCAGATGATGCAGAACCCACAGATCCTGGCCGCGCTGCAGGAGAGGCTGGACGGTCTGAATGGCTCGCCGTCAGGGTACATGGAGAG TTTACCAAAGATCGTAAAGAGACGCGTGAACGCCCTGAAGAATCTGCAGGTCAAATGTGCCCACATCGAGGCTAAGTTCTACGAGGAAGTACACGAACTGGAGAGAAAGTACGCCGCCCTCTACCAGCCCCTCTTCGACAAA AGAAGCGACATTGTGAAAGCAGCCTATGAGCCCACAGATGAGGAGTGTGAATGGAAGgcagatgaggaggaagagctgACAGTAAGTAAGCAG GACGAGATGAAGGAGAAAGCcaagctggaggaggagaagaaggacgAGGAGAAGGAAGACCCCAAAGGAATACCCGAGTTCTGGTCAACGGTTTTCAAAAATGTGGACCTGCTCAGCGACATGCTGCAG GAACACGACGAACCCATCCTCAAACATTTACAAGATATTAAAGTAAAGTTCTCAGACCCAGGACAGCCCATG AGCTTCACGTTAGAGTTCCTCTTTGAGCCCAACGActtcttcacaaacacactgttgaCAAAAACCTACAAGATGAGGTCAGAGCCCGACGAGAGCGACCCGTTCTCCTTCGATGGTCCGGAGATCATGTGCTGCACAGG CTGCACGATTGATTGGACAAAGGGCAAAAATGTTACGTTGAAAACAATcaagaagaaacagaagcaCAAGGGCCGCGGCACGGTGAGGACGGTCACCAAAACCGTCCCCAACGACTCCTTCTTCAACTTCTTCAGTCCCCCAGAGG TTCCAGAAAGTGGAGAGTTG gATGAGGACTCGGAGGCGGTCCTGGCTGCAGACTTTGAGATTGGCCACTTCATCCGTGAGCGTATCGTTCCCCGGGCTGTGCTCTACTTCACAGGAGAGGCCATCGAGGACGACGATGACGAC tacgatgaggagggagaggaggcagatGATGAG gaaggagaggaggaggcagatgAGGAGAATGACCCTGATTATGATCCCAAG AAGGATGCAGCCCCCCCAGCTGAGTGCAAGCAGCAGTGA
- the nap1l1 gene encoding nucleosome assembly protein 1-like 1 isoform X5 produces MSAGGGISLPFTAIGAECLSSTRTSSLRSPASPPPAAQRSITRDSAEMADIDNKDQAEMDPADMEDVEDVEEEETGEDENSKARQLTVQMMQNPQILAALQERLDGLNGSPSGYMESLPKIVKRRVNALKNLQVKCAHIEAKFYEEVHELERKYAALYQPLFDKRSDIVKAAYEPTDEECEWKADEEEELTVSKQDEMKEKAKLEEEKKDEEKEDPKGIPEFWSTVFKNVDLLSDMLQEHDEPILKHLQDIKVKFSDPGQPMSFTLEFLFEPNDFFTNTLLTKTYKMRSEPDESDPFSFDGPEIMCCTGCTIDWTKGKNVTLKTIKKKQKHKGRGTVRTVTKTVPNDSFFNFFSPPEVPESGELDEDSEAVLAADFEIGHFIRERIVPRAVLYFTGEAIEDDDDDYDEEGEEADDEEGEEEADEENDPDYDPKV; encoded by the exons ATGAGCGCAGGCGGCGGGATCTCTCTCCCTTTTACCGCCATCGGAGCGGAGTGTCTTTCTTCCACCCGGACCTCATCACTGCGCAGCCCCGCTTCACCACCTCCGGCCGCACAGCGAAG CATCACTCGAGACTCAGCTGAAATGGCAGACATCGACAA CAAAGACCAGGCTGAGATGGACCCGGCAGATATGGAGGATGTGGAGGATgtggaagaagaggagacaggagaggatgAAAACAGCAAAG ctcgTCAGCTGACCGTGCAGATGATGCAGAACCCACAGATCCTGGCCGCGCTGCAGGAGAGGCTGGACGGTCTGAATGGCTCGCCGTCAGGGTACATGGAGAG TTTACCAAAGATCGTAAAGAGACGCGTGAACGCCCTGAAGAATCTGCAGGTCAAATGTGCCCACATCGAGGCTAAGTTCTACGAGGAAGTACACGAACTGGAGAGAAAGTACGCCGCCCTCTACCAGCCCCTCTTCGACAAA AGAAGCGACATTGTGAAAGCAGCCTATGAGCCCACAGATGAGGAGTGTGAATGGAAGgcagatgaggaggaagagctgACAGTAAGTAAGCAG GACGAGATGAAGGAGAAAGCcaagctggaggaggagaagaaggacgAGGAGAAGGAAGACCCCAAAGGAATACCCGAGTTCTGGTCAACGGTTTTCAAAAATGTGGACCTGCTCAGCGACATGCTGCAG GAACACGACGAACCCATCCTCAAACATTTACAAGATATTAAAGTAAAGTTCTCAGACCCAGGACAGCCCATG AGCTTCACGTTAGAGTTCCTCTTTGAGCCCAACGActtcttcacaaacacactgttgaCAAAAACCTACAAGATGAGGTCAGAGCCCGACGAGAGCGACCCGTTCTCCTTCGATGGTCCGGAGATCATGTGCTGCACAGG CTGCACGATTGATTGGACAAAGGGCAAAAATGTTACGTTGAAAACAATcaagaagaaacagaagcaCAAGGGCCGCGGCACGGTGAGGACGGTCACCAAAACCGTCCCCAACGACTCCTTCTTCAACTTCTTCAGTCCCCCAGAGG TTCCAGAAAGTGGAGAGTTG gATGAGGACTCGGAGGCGGTCCTGGCTGCAGACTTTGAGATTGGCCACTTCATCCGTGAGCGTATCGTTCCCCGGGCTGTGCTCTACTTCACAGGAGAGGCCATCGAGGACGACGATGACGAC tacgatgaggagggagaggaggcagatGATGAG gaaggagaggaggaggcagatgAGGAGAATGACCCTGATTATGATCCCAAG GTTTAA